A portion of the Acidisarcina polymorpha genome contains these proteins:
- a CDS encoding metallophosphoesterase: MTESSLRNPSRRTFLKAGALAVGGLILYSGEVERHWIDIQHVTVKLPNLPPDFKGFRIAQLADFHYGEYSEPSFIRACIKATNALRPDLVALTGDFISAGPMVRRISAQFAYHCADLLARLECKKKFAVMGNHDAMVGIADVTDALRTRGIEVLHNSSVPVERGAARLWIAGVADILIGKQADLAAAIPKQRDRATEPLILMAHEPDYADQVRGSGVDLMLSGHTHGGQIRIPFLPLNHLPPLGEKYVEGLFRLGDLQLYVTRGIGTVEVPFRFRCPPEITLITLD, encoded by the coding sequence ATGACAGAATCCTCCTTAAGAAATCCGAGTCGCCGCACATTTCTGAAGGCTGGCGCACTCGCGGTCGGAGGCCTCATCCTCTACTCTGGAGAGGTCGAGCGCCACTGGATCGACATTCAGCACGTCACCGTCAAGCTCCCGAATCTCCCCCCGGATTTCAAGGGCTTTCGCATCGCCCAGCTCGCCGATTTCCACTACGGAGAATATTCCGAACCAAGCTTCATCCGCGCCTGTATTAAGGCCACAAATGCATTGCGGCCTGACCTGGTTGCACTCACCGGAGACTTCATTAGCGCGGGTCCGATGGTGCGGCGGATCTCCGCTCAGTTCGCCTACCATTGCGCCGATCTGCTGGCCCGCCTGGAGTGCAAAAAAAAATTCGCCGTGATGGGAAACCACGACGCCATGGTCGGGATTGCCGACGTCACCGATGCGCTGAGAACTCGAGGTATTGAAGTACTCCATAACAGCTCAGTGCCCGTTGAGCGCGGCGCGGCGCGATTGTGGATCGCAGGCGTTGCCGACATACTCATCGGGAAGCAGGCCGATCTCGCAGCGGCGATTCCTAAGCAGCGCGACCGCGCGACGGAGCCGCTGATTCTTATGGCCCACGAACCCGACTATGCTGACCAGGTTCGCGGTTCGGGTGTCGACCTGATGCTCTCGGGCCACACCCACGGCGGCCAGATTCGCATCCCGTTCCTGCCGCTGAACCACTTGCCGCCACTTGGAGAGAAATACGTTGAAGGTCTGTTCAGGCTTGGCGATCTGCAGCTCTACGTGACCCGTGGCATCGGTACAGTCGAAGTCCCTTTCCGGTTCCGGTGCCCGCCCGAGATCACCTTAATCACCCTGGATTAA
- a CDS encoding nuclear transport factor 2 family protein — MSIDENVQVVKDFFAAIGSGDKQAMLALVAEDIEWIIPGEDWPLAGAYRGHAGLEEVLEKANQTVEMSYPMPPEFLAQGDRVLAIGIAIGEIKATNKPFKDDWVFDITVREGKLTKIREYIDTQALARASRRA; from the coding sequence ATGAGCATCGATGAGAATGTACAGGTTGTAAAAGACTTCTTCGCAGCAATAGGAAGCGGCGATAAGCAAGCCATGCTAGCGCTGGTCGCCGAAGACATTGAGTGGATCATTCCAGGCGAGGACTGGCCGCTGGCCGGCGCCTACCGCGGACACGCGGGATTGGAGGAGGTACTTGAGAAGGCTAATCAAACGGTTGAAATGTCGTACCCAATGCCACCCGAATTCTTAGCGCAGGGAGACCGGGTTCTGGCCATCGGCATCGCTATAGGAGAGATCAAAGCCACGAATAAGCCCTTCAAGGACGACTGGGTCTTCGACATTACTGTTCGAGAAGGCAAACTCACGAAGATCCGGGAGTATATCGACACCCAAGCACTGGCGCGGGCCTCGCGGCGAGCATAG
- a CDS encoding NADPH-dependent F420 reductase, whose amino-acid sequence MSYAIVGFGKIGQALAQAFARKNLDVTVASRRPPEELAPQTRAIGPTVVAKSLEKALEADTIILAVPFGEHREIAKALPSWDGKTIIDTMNSFPIPPEELDGLPSSAFAAKSFPGASLVKGFNHLPAAALATDPVVDGGHRVVFLSSDDEDAIAPVADLAKQLGFAPVKLGKLNEGGWLVHARGRTWGPLIFQDLFKKQQ is encoded by the coding sequence ATGAGCTACGCAATTGTTGGATTCGGCAAAATAGGCCAGGCCCTCGCCCAAGCCTTCGCCCGTAAAAACCTTGATGTGACCGTCGCCAGCCGCCGACCGCCTGAAGAATTGGCGCCGCAGACTCGGGCGATTGGACCCACGGTCGTTGCCAAGTCGCTCGAGAAAGCCCTCGAGGCCGACACCATCATCCTGGCGGTCCCGTTCGGTGAACATCGCGAGATTGCGAAGGCCCTGCCGAGCTGGGACGGCAAGACGATCATCGACACGATGAACTCATTCCCCATCCCGCCAGAGGAACTCGATGGTCTCCCATCTTCCGCCTTCGCGGCAAAGTCATTCCCCGGCGCCAGTCTCGTGAAAGGGTTCAATCACCTGCCTGCAGCCGCCCTGGCGACCGATCCGGTCGTCGACGGTGGTCATCGGGTCGTCTTTCTATCAAGCGACGATGAAGACGCGATCGCTCCCGTTGCGGACCTGGCCAAACAACTCGGGTTCGCTCCCGTCAAGCTGGGAAAGCTGAACGAGGGCGGATGGCTCGTGCACGCACGCGGCCGCACCTGGGGACCACTCATCTTTCAGGATCTCTTCAAGAAGCAGCAGTAA
- a CDS encoding homocysteine synthase translates to MSEDLASKQHFATLAVHAGQTADPTTGSRAVPIYQTTSYVFQDADHAARLFGLQEFGNIYTRIMNPTTDVFEKRIAALEGGAAALATASGQAAETLAITNLANAGEEIISTTSLYGGTYNLFHYTLPKYGIQVRFADADDFDGIRAAINDKTRAIYTETLGNPKLDIADIETLAAIAHEHGLPLIIDNTSVSPALSRPIEWGADIVVESATKYIGGHGTSIGGIIIDAGKFDWKASGRFRDFSAPDPSYHGISYTEAFGPLAFILKARVQGLRDTGAALSPFNAFLFLQGVETLHLRMERHSQNALGVAKFLEQHPGVEWVNYPGLASSKYYERAKKYLPDGQSGLVTFGIKPGKTGDAYEAGKKLINSLKLFSLLANIGDAKSLVIHPASTTHQQLTVEEQLTTGVMPELVRLSVGIEDLRDILADLDQAIEAANGQASGKPESVKAEEIKAEGIKAEGIKAEGIKAEALAAK, encoded by the coding sequence ATGTCTGAAGACCTCGCCTCGAAGCAGCATTTTGCAACCCTCGCTGTCCATGCCGGGCAGACGGCGGACCCTACTACCGGATCGCGCGCGGTCCCGATCTACCAGACGACTTCGTATGTTTTTCAGGATGCCGACCACGCGGCGCGACTTTTCGGCCTGCAGGAGTTCGGGAACATCTACACGCGAATCATGAACCCGACCACCGACGTCTTCGAGAAGCGGATCGCGGCGCTCGAGGGCGGGGCCGCGGCTCTGGCGACAGCGAGCGGGCAGGCGGCGGAGACGCTCGCGATCACCAATCTCGCCAACGCCGGCGAGGAAATCATCTCGACGACTTCGCTCTATGGCGGCACGTACAACCTCTTCCACTACACGCTGCCCAAGTACGGCATCCAGGTGCGGTTCGCCGACGCCGATGACTTTGATGGAATTCGCGCAGCGATCAATGACAAGACCCGGGCCATTTACACCGAGACCTTAGGCAACCCAAAGTTGGACATCGCGGACATCGAGACGCTCGCCGCAATCGCGCATGAACATGGTCTGCCGCTGATCATCGACAATACCAGTGTCTCTCCGGCGCTGTCGCGGCCGATTGAGTGGGGCGCCGATATTGTGGTCGAATCAGCGACCAAGTATATTGGCGGCCATGGCACTTCGATCGGCGGCATCATTATCGATGCAGGCAAGTTCGATTGGAAGGCCTCGGGGCGCTTTCGCGATTTCAGCGCACCAGACCCTTCCTACCACGGCATCTCCTACACCGAAGCGTTTGGGCCGCTGGCGTTCATCCTTAAGGCACGGGTGCAGGGGCTCCGCGATACCGGAGCGGCGCTCTCGCCATTCAATGCGTTCCTCTTCCTGCAAGGGGTGGAGACGCTCCACTTGCGGATGGAGCGGCACTCACAGAACGCGCTAGGAGTGGCGAAGTTTCTCGAGCAGCATCCTGGAGTCGAGTGGGTGAACTATCCCGGACTAGCCTCGAGCAAATACTACGAGCGAGCCAAGAAGTATCTGCCTGACGGGCAGAGCGGCCTGGTGACCTTCGGCATCAAGCCGGGTAAGACCGGCGACGCTTATGAGGCAGGCAAAAAGCTGATCAATTCGCTAAAGCTGTTTTCCCTTCTGGCGAATATCGGCGACGCGAAGTCGCTGGTGATCCATCCTGCCTCCACTACCCATCAGCAGCTCACAGTCGAGGAGCAGCTGACGACTGGAGTGATGCCGGAGCTGGTGCGGCTCTCGGTGGGGATCGAGGACCTGCGTGACATTCTCGCTGATCTGGATCAGGCAATCGAGGCGGCGAACGGCCAGGCATCAGGCAAGCCCGAGTCCGTCAAGGCTGAGGAGATCAAGGCTGAGGGGATCAAGGCTGAGGGGATCAAGGCTGAGGGGATCAAGGCCGAGGCGCTTGCGGCGAAGTGA
- the malQ gene encoding 4-alpha-glucanotransferase, whose protein sequence is MPFDRSSGLLLHITSLPSYGGIGDFGPAAYQFADFLAAAKQKYWQVLPLSPVGYGNSPYAALSAFAGNPLLISLERLAEWGWIAGDHLANLPGKTGNVRFDEVYDTKLPLLHRAAENFLANHDSLGAHAAAQWQRFEDYCKANSSWLNDWAFYNVLRTKYKTGAWYAWPQDLARRQPEALAQVREEQGRELAIEQIIQFAFDEQWKDLRAYSLERGIRFIGDVAIFVSYDSADVWTHSGAFELNDDLTPVRVSGVPPDYFSWKGQRWGNPLYRWDALESQGFDWWVSRIQRAKELYDVIRLDHFRGFEAYWAIPSEDDTAVNGKWVKAPGAALFARLREALGELPFIAEDLGVITEEVDALREAFGMPGMRILQFGFGDRGSHNYLPHRYVPNTVVYTGTHDNDTTRGWWEHGASAEEKASLRTYLHPDVDGVVWAMIRAAATSVADMCLFPLQDILELGSEARMNTPSQPENNWGWRYQEGALRPEFAAQLAALMEMTDRDDYRDPQKEDPREEADPALAAQAR, encoded by the coding sequence ATGCCATTTGATCGCTCCTCTGGATTGCTGTTGCACATCACCTCTCTGCCCTCTTACGGAGGCATCGGAGATTTCGGTCCGGCTGCTTATCAGTTCGCCGATTTTCTCGCTGCCGCTAAGCAAAAGTACTGGCAGGTGCTGCCACTCAGCCCGGTTGGATACGGGAACTCACCCTATGCCGCACTCTCGGCCTTTGCCGGCAATCCGTTGCTGATCAGTCTGGAACGACTCGCGGAGTGGGGCTGGATTGCCGGCGATCATCTTGCTAATCTTCCGGGCAAGACAGGGAACGTGCGCTTCGACGAGGTGTATGACACCAAGCTTCCGCTGCTTCATCGGGCTGCGGAGAACTTTTTGGCCAATCACGACAGCCTCGGTGCCCACGCAGCGGCACAATGGCAGCGTTTTGAAGACTACTGCAAGGCTAATTCTTCATGGCTGAACGACTGGGCTTTTTACAATGTGCTGCGCACTAAGTACAAGACCGGCGCATGGTATGCATGGCCGCAAGATCTGGCGCGCCGTCAGCCCGAGGCGCTCGCCCAGGTGCGCGAGGAGCAGGGACGCGAACTTGCCATCGAACAAATCATCCAGTTTGCATTCGACGAGCAGTGGAAAGATCTGCGGGCTTATTCGTTGGAACGGGGCATTCGTTTCATAGGCGATGTGGCAATTTTCGTGAGCTATGACAGTGCGGATGTATGGACCCACTCGGGGGCTTTCGAACTGAATGACGATCTGACGCCGGTGCGTGTTTCCGGCGTGCCTCCCGACTACTTCAGCTGGAAGGGACAGCGTTGGGGCAATCCCCTTTATCGCTGGGACGCGCTCGAGAGCCAGGGCTTCGATTGGTGGGTCTCCCGCATTCAGCGCGCTAAGGAGCTCTACGACGTCATTCGCCTCGACCACTTCCGCGGCTTCGAAGCGTACTGGGCGATTCCCTCCGAAGACGATACGGCGGTTAACGGCAAGTGGGTCAAAGCCCCGGGCGCTGCGCTCTTCGCGCGGCTTCGCGAGGCGCTCGGTGAACTCCCTTTCATCGCCGAGGACCTCGGAGTCATCACCGAGGAGGTGGATGCGCTGCGCGAAGCCTTCGGAATGCCGGGGATGCGCATTCTGCAATTCGGATTTGGCGACCGGGGATCGCATAACTACTTGCCTCATCGCTACGTCCCCAACACCGTCGTCTACACGGGCACGCATGACAACGACACCACCAGAGGCTGGTGGGAACACGGCGCCTCTGCTGAGGAAAAGGCATCTCTAAGAACCTACCTTCACCCCGATGTGGATGGCGTTGTGTGGGCGATGATTCGCGCCGCGGCTACCTCGGTTGCAGACATGTGCCTCTTCCCACTACAGGACATTCTGGAGCTAGGTTCGGAAGCGCGAATGAATACTCCGTCGCAACCCGAAAATAACTGGGGCTGGCGCTATCAAGAGGGAGCGCTCAGACCGGAGTTTGCCGCCCAGCTTGCGGCGCTGATGGAGATGACAGATCGAGATGACTATCGGGACCCTCAAAAGGAGGATCCTCGCGAGGAGGCTGATCCCGCGCTCGCTGCTCAAGCACGGTAG
- a CDS encoding peptidyl-prolyl cis-trans isomerase codes for MIRFLQKDNRLVKSIFVVIIAVACITMVITLVPGIFNDSASAADTYATVRERGWLSKYVGSSTDISSTDVQQIAAQMLQRQKLPDFVLPYMMQRVGQSMIQQAVVLQEANRLGLRVTDEGLRQFLHSGMYGQVLFPKGQYIGDDKYRELISQQFNISTQKFETEVKKEIEENRLRSMVTGGITVSDAEVRDYYIEQGTKIKFDYAVISSTDLEKQINPSEAELQTFFKTNAAKYATAVPEARKITYIAFADGQEPGGAPQVTDAEVQQYYNQHLKEYQVDEQVKVRHILIKVDSGADAKTDAAAKAKAEDLLKQIKGGANFADLAKKNSDDPGSKDEGGELGFLKRGATVPEFDQAAFSLQPGQLSNVIKTKYGYHILQVEEKQTAHTRPLDEVKSTIVALLTRQKEGAQEQAYAQQLANEAQKNGLAKTAEAHHLQVVTTDYIQQGAIVPGLADGSKMLTSAFTAKPGTAPQIASTGEGIAVFQVNDVKAAHAPNFDEFKSTLLTDYRQQQLPQLLARKTSELADKARAENNDLAKAAKELGIPVKTSDLVGRTGQVPDIGQLSSVAPGLFDLNSGQISNPINTGRTGIIARLVDKQLPTPEDITKNMDQTREKLLDQRRSEMFEVFVTTLVDQYQKQGRIRVNQKAQSALSPGAAS; via the coding sequence ATGATCCGTTTTCTACAAAAAGACAATCGACTTGTCAAAAGCATTTTCGTCGTTATCATCGCCGTCGCGTGCATCACGATGGTGATCACGCTGGTGCCCGGCATCTTCAATGATTCCGCCTCGGCAGCCGATACCTATGCCACGGTCCGGGAGCGTGGATGGCTCTCGAAGTACGTAGGCTCGTCCACGGACATTTCCAGCACGGATGTGCAGCAGATTGCCGCCCAGATGTTGCAGCGCCAGAAGCTGCCGGATTTCGTATTGCCTTACATGATGCAGCGCGTCGGTCAAAGCATGATCCAGCAAGCCGTGGTCCTGCAAGAGGCGAACCGGTTGGGACTGCGAGTCACCGATGAGGGGTTGCGGCAGTTTCTGCATTCTGGAATGTATGGGCAGGTTCTCTTTCCGAAAGGCCAATACATAGGAGATGACAAGTACCGCGAGTTGATTTCGCAGCAATTTAACATCTCCACGCAAAAGTTCGAAACCGAGGTCAAGAAGGAAATCGAGGAAAATCGGTTAAGGTCGATGGTGACCGGCGGCATTACAGTTTCGGATGCGGAGGTGCGAGATTATTACATCGAGCAGGGAACCAAGATTAAATTCGACTACGCAGTGATCAGTTCTACCGACCTTGAGAAACAGATCAACCCTTCCGAAGCCGAGCTACAAACATTCTTCAAGACGAATGCCGCCAAGTACGCTACGGCCGTTCCGGAAGCGCGCAAAATTACCTATATCGCCTTTGCCGACGGTCAAGAACCGGGAGGCGCCCCACAGGTGACCGACGCTGAGGTCCAGCAATATTACAATCAGCATCTGAAGGAATATCAAGTCGACGAACAGGTCAAGGTCCGTCACATCCTTATCAAGGTCGACTCGGGCGCTGATGCTAAAACTGATGCCGCCGCCAAGGCGAAAGCCGAAGACTTATTGAAGCAAATCAAAGGCGGCGCCAACTTCGCTGACCTTGCAAAAAAGAATTCAGACGATCCAGGCAGCAAGGACGAGGGCGGGGAACTCGGTTTTCTGAAACGCGGCGCTACCGTTCCGGAGTTCGACCAGGCAGCGTTCAGCCTGCAACCCGGCCAGCTATCGAACGTCATCAAGACCAAGTACGGGTATCACATCCTCCAGGTGGAAGAGAAGCAGACTGCTCATACCCGGCCGCTCGATGAGGTGAAGTCGACGATTGTAGCGCTGCTCACCCGACAAAAAGAAGGCGCGCAAGAACAGGCATACGCACAGCAGCTGGCGAACGAAGCACAGAAAAATGGCTTGGCCAAGACCGCCGAAGCTCACCACTTGCAGGTTGTCACTACCGATTACATTCAGCAGGGCGCTATCGTTCCTGGCTTGGCGGACGGGTCAAAGATGCTGACGTCAGCATTTACGGCAAAGCCGGGCACTGCACCTCAAATTGCTTCCACTGGGGAAGGTATCGCGGTCTTCCAGGTGAATGACGTGAAAGCGGCGCATGCTCCGAACTTTGACGAATTTAAATCGACGCTCTTGACGGATTATCGTCAGCAGCAATTGCCGCAGCTGCTCGCCCGCAAGACCAGCGAGCTCGCCGACAAAGCCCGGGCCGAGAACAACGACCTGGCAAAGGCGGCCAAGGAACTCGGCATTCCGGTGAAGACGAGTGACTTGGTTGGCCGCACCGGGCAGGTCCCGGATATCGGCCAGTTGTCTTCGGTGGCCCCAGGATTGTTCGATCTCAACAGCGGGCAGATCAGCAATCCCATCAACACTGGTCGCACTGGAATCATCGCAAGGCTGGTCGACAAGCAGCTGCCAACCCCTGAGGACATCACCAAGAACATGGATCAGACTCGAGAGAAGCTGCTAGATCAGCGTCGCAGTGAAATGTTTGAAGTCTTTGTCACCACGCTTGTCGATCAGTACCAGAAGCAAGGTCGCATCCGCGTGAATCAAAAAGCGCAGTCTGCCCTCTCGCCGGGCGCAGCGAGCTAA
- a CDS encoding SDR family NAD(P)-dependent oxidoreductase, with the protein MGKLDGKVAVITGGSSGMALASAMLFVQEGAYVYITGRRREQLDEAVKTIGRNVTGVRGDAANLDDLDRLFDTVKREKGKIDILFASAGKGEPLPLGQITEEHFDAAFDLNVRGTLFTVQKALPLFSDGGSIIMTGSNASAKGFPGFGVYAASKLALRSFARTWVNELKGRHIRVNLLVPGAVASPMQEEVLTKEARDFFESLIPRGKMGQPDEIATVALFLASDDSSYVNGVELFVDGGMTAV; encoded by the coding sequence ATGGGAAAGCTCGATGGAAAAGTAGCAGTCATCACGGGTGGATCGAGCGGCATGGCGCTGGCCAGCGCCATGCTGTTTGTTCAAGAAGGCGCCTACGTTTACATCACCGGCCGGAGACGGGAGCAGCTCGATGAGGCCGTCAAGACGATTGGCCGGAACGTGACCGGCGTGCGCGGCGACGCAGCCAATCTCGACGATCTCGACCGCCTGTTCGATACGGTCAAGCGCGAGAAGGGCAAGATCGACATCCTCTTCGCGAGCGCCGGCAAGGGCGAGCCACTCCCACTGGGGCAGATTACCGAGGAGCACTTCGATGCGGCCTTCGACCTGAATGTGCGCGGCACGCTGTTTACAGTTCAGAAGGCATTGCCGCTGTTCAGCGATGGCGGATCGATCATCATGACCGGATCCAATGCTTCGGCCAAGGGTTTCCCCGGTTTCGGTGTCTACGCCGCGAGCAAGTTGGCCTTGCGCTCCTTCGCTCGCACGTGGGTCAACGAACTGAAGGGCAGACATATCCGGGTGAACCTGCTGGTGCCGGGGGCTGTCGCCTCACCGATGCAGGAAGAAGTTCTCACCAAAGAGGCACGGGACTTCTTCGAGTCGCTGATTCCTCGAGGAAAAATGGGCCAGCCCGACGAGATTGCGACGGTTGCCTTGTTCCTTGCTTCAGACGACTCCAGTTACGTGAATGGGGTGGAGTTGTTCGTCGATGGCGGCATGACCGCCGTTTGA
- the metX gene encoding homoserine O-acetyltransferase MetX, giving the protein MRTAPQPAIEGDFALPDVFPLESGGTLRGARLRYAIYGKINAAADNVVLVCHALSGSALVAEWWPAIFSLPGVIDPDHDAVLGVNILGSCYGSTGPASIDPATGRPYGNRFPLVEIRDIVRSQALLLDFLGIARLKSAVGASIGGMQVLEWAIQFPSRVARATAIAVAPLNAMGLGLNHLQRQAIMLDPEWRDGNYAPDRQPQRGLALARALAVCSYKSEALFEERFGRKPDRSGEDPWTGNGRFDVAGYLDHQGEKFYSRFDANSYLAITRMMDLFDPARGFVSALQAWQRVEAAVTLVGISSDWLFPPGDVVALSEAMRAAGARCSYRELVSDHGHDAFLAEPELLIEVLRGGEKTG; this is encoded by the coding sequence ATGCGGACGGCGCCCCAACCGGCGATCGAGGGCGACTTCGCGCTGCCTGATGTGTTCCCGCTGGAGTCAGGGGGGACGCTGCGCGGCGCTCGCCTCCGCTACGCCATTTATGGCAAGATCAACGCCGCGGCGGACAATGTCGTGCTGGTCTGCCATGCGCTTTCGGGTTCGGCGCTGGTGGCGGAGTGGTGGCCAGCCATCTTCTCCCTCCCCGGAGTGATCGATCCCGACCACGATGCGGTACTGGGGGTCAACATCCTGGGCTCGTGCTACGGCTCGACCGGGCCCGCTTCGATCGATCCTGCCACTGGCAGACCCTATGGGAACCGGTTCCCGCTGGTGGAGATCCGGGACATTGTTCGATCGCAGGCATTGCTGCTGGATTTTCTTGGCATCGCGCGGCTCAAATCCGCTGTTGGGGCTTCGATCGGCGGCATGCAGGTGCTGGAGTGGGCGATCCAATTCCCTTCCCGCGTGGCCCGGGCGACGGCGATTGCGGTGGCTCCGCTGAACGCAATGGGGCTCGGGTTGAACCACCTGCAACGTCAAGCAATCATGCTCGACCCGGAGTGGAGGGACGGGAACTATGCCCCTGACCGGCAGCCTCAACGTGGATTGGCCCTGGCCCGCGCCCTGGCGGTCTGTTCGTACAAATCCGAGGCCTTATTCGAGGAGCGCTTTGGACGCAAGCCGGACCGCAGCGGCGAGGACCCATGGACAGGCAACGGACGCTTTGACGTGGCCGGGTATCTCGATCATCAGGGAGAGAAATTCTATTCGCGCTTCGATGCGAACTCGTATCTGGCGATTACGAGGATGATGGACTTATTCGATCCGGCGCGAGGATTTGTCTCTGCTTTGCAGGCGTGGCAGCGGGTGGAAGCCGCGGTGACGCTGGTGGGCATCTCCTCGGACTGGCTCTTCCCGCCGGGCGATGTGGTTGCGCTAAGCGAGGCGATGCGGGCGGCGGGCGCGCGGTGCAGCTATCGCGAACTGGTCTCCGATCATGGACATGATGCCTTCCTGGCGGAGCCGGAGTTGCTGATTGAGGTGCTTCGGGGTGGAGAGAAGACGGGTTAG
- a CDS encoding GyrI-like domain-containing protein codes for MTERPNPVFRMMPSLTLMGTMAIYDSQADVTEQVPQQWRMFRLTHPALDSNTQFYGASPCTDDHKIHYLTGVAEVYAQSVMNGQRLNLEAGEYAVVLVDDPGLLRETWVWLLRSWLPSSGRREKHAPEFERFTSISEDGTPIGPVEIWIPLEPLTDP; via the coding sequence ATGACAGAGCGACCGAATCCTGTCTTCCGCATGATGCCCAGCTTGACACTGATGGGCACGATGGCTATCTACGATTCGCAGGCGGATGTTACTGAGCAAGTCCCGCAGCAGTGGCGCATGTTTCGGTTGACCCATCCAGCGCTTGACAGCAACACGCAGTTCTACGGCGCATCGCCCTGCACCGACGATCACAAGATCCATTACCTGACGGGCGTTGCGGAGGTATACGCACAGAGCGTAATGAACGGTCAGCGTCTCAACCTCGAGGCGGGAGAGTACGCAGTCGTTTTAGTAGACGACCCAGGCTTGCTTCGCGAGACCTGGGTCTGGCTGCTGAGAAGTTGGCTTCCCTCGTCCGGACGTCGAGAAAAGCACGCACCGGAGTTTGAGCGGTTTACAAGCATCTCGGAGGATGGTACCCCCATTGGGCCGGTCGAAATCTGGATTCCGCTCGAGCCGTTGACAGATCCTTAG
- a CDS encoding SDR family NAD(P)-dependent oxidoreductase, protein MGKLNGKVAVITGGSSGLALASAKLFVEEGAYVFITGRRQQQLDDAVKLIGRNVTAVRGDAANLEDLDRLFDTVKREKGKIDVLFASAGKGEAAVLGEITEQHFDGEFGLIVRGTLFTAQKALPLINDGGSIILTGSVASVKGFPGFGVYAASKAALRSFARTWLNELKGRKIRVNVLSPGQVDTPDSRRLDQATREMFESLIPRGKMGRPEEIAAAALFLASDDSSYVNGMDFAVDGGFSAV, encoded by the coding sequence ATGGGAAAGCTAAACGGTAAGGTTGCAGTCATCACGGGTGGATCAAGCGGCCTGGCGCTGGCGAGCGCCAAGCTGTTCGTTGAAGAAGGCGCCTACGTTTTCATTACCGGCAGGAGGCAGCAGCAGCTCGATGATGCCGTCAAATTGATAGGCCGCAACGTGACCGCCGTGCGCGGCGACGCGGCCAATCTCGAAGATCTCGACCGTCTGTTCGACACGGTCAAGCGAGAAAAGGGCAAGATCGACGTTCTCTTTGCGAGTGCAGGTAAGGGCGAAGCCGCCGTGCTTGGCGAAATTACTGAGCAGCACTTTGATGGGGAGTTCGGCCTGATTGTGCGCGGAACCTTATTCACCGCTCAAAAGGCGTTGCCGCTGATCAACGACGGCGGATCGATTATCTTGACCGGATCGGTCGCGTCGGTGAAAGGATTCCCTGGCTTCGGCGTGTACGCGGCGAGCAAGGCGGCCTTGCGCTCCTTTGCACGCACGTGGCTCAACGAATTGAAGGGCAGAAAAATCCGGGTGAACGTGCTGAGCCCGGGGCAGGTCGACACCCCGGATTCCCGGCGTCTCGACCAGGCAACGAGGGAGATGTTCGAGTCCCTGATCCCCCGCGGAAAGATGGGTCGTCCTGAGGAGATCGCCGCGGCAGCGCTCTTTCTTGCTTCAGACGATTCGAGCTACGTGAATGGAATGGACTTCGCTGTCGACGGCGGCTTCTCGGCCGTCTGA